A region of Acidimicrobiales bacterium DNA encodes the following proteins:
- the folP gene encoding dihydropteroate synthase, translated as MVPLVMGVLNVTPDSFSDGGRFFDPERAVAQGLAMAAEGADVVDVGGESTRPGAAPVDEAEERRRVVPVVEALAPHVRVSVDTTKASVAAAALDAGATLVNDVSASLHEVAAAAGAGWVAMHRQGEPRTMQVAPHYGDVVAEVVAFLVERAEAGRAAGVDEIWVDPGIGFGKLAEHNLLLLRHLPTLVATGWPVLVGTSRKSFLGALAGGAPPDDRLEGSLATAVLAMVHGAGMVRAHDVAATVRAARLVGVAGGGAGGSGPAGAGDIGIGLGGRAAAARVAGAVA; from the coding sequence ATGGTCCCTCTCGTCATGGGCGTGCTCAACGTCACCCCGGATTCGTTCTCCGACGGCGGGCGCTTCTTCGATCCCGAACGGGCCGTGGCCCAGGGGCTGGCCATGGCCGCCGAGGGGGCCGACGTGGTCGATGTGGGCGGCGAGTCCACACGCCCCGGAGCGGCGCCGGTGGACGAGGCCGAGGAGCGGCGCAGGGTCGTCCCCGTGGTCGAGGCGCTGGCGCCCCACGTGCGGGTGTCCGTCGACACCACCAAGGCGTCCGTGGCCGCCGCCGCCCTGGACGCGGGCGCCACCCTGGTGAACGACGTGTCGGCGTCGCTGCACGAGGTGGCGGCCGCCGCCGGAGCCGGCTGGGTGGCCATGCACCGCCAGGGTGAGCCCCGGACCATGCAGGTCGCACCGCACTACGGCGACGTCGTGGCCGAGGTGGTGGCCTTCCTGGTGGAGCGGGCCGAGGCCGGTCGGGCCGCCGGCGTCGACGAGATCTGGGTCGACCCGGGCATCGGCTTCGGCAAGCTGGCCGAGCACAACCTGCTGCTCCTGCGCCACCTCCCCACGCTGGTGGCCACCGGCTGGCCGGTGCTGGTGGGCACCAGCCGCAAGTCGTTCCTCGGCGCCCTCGCCGGGGGAGCGCCGCCCGACGACCGGCTGGAGGGCTCGCTGGCCACGGCGGTGCTGGCGATGGTGCACGGTGCCGGCATGGTGCGGGCCCACGACGTGGCCGCCACCGTGCGGGCGGCCCGCCTGGTCGGCGTCGCCGGCGGCGGAGCCGGCGGCAGCGGTCCGGCGGGCGCCGGCGACATCGGCATCGGCCTCGGCGGCCGGGCGGCAGCCGCGCGCGTGGCGGGGGCGGTGGCGTGA